TTCGGAATCAATTACTCAGACGATTTCGGACAATAGCAATACGTAACTCATACTGCAGACTAACAAACTTTGCAGCAAAACAAAGAGGAATAATTCGGATTTCACTCACTCCTGCGATTTAGGACCATAGCAATACCCAATCTGGATGGCAAAGCAAAGCATTATAATTCGGAATCAATTACTCAGACGATTTCGGACAATAGCAATACGTAACTCATACTGCAGACTAACAAACTTTGCAGCAAAACAAACCGGAATAATTCGGATTTCACTCACTCTTGCGATTTCGGACCATAGCAATACCCAATCTGGACGGCGGACTGATAAACTGTATGGAAAAGCAAAGCGCTATAATTCGGAATTTATTACTCAGACGATTTCGGATTCCAAGCAAAACGCAATCAGTACGGCAAATTAAAACCTAAAAATCAGTTACTTAAATATAGTTTTAACAGAATTCTAAAAATTACACGTACGCTAACAATATGTATAATTAATTGCTTTGGCCTGTGATTACTTGGAAAATTCCTTCGGAATTTTCTCGGTCTCGGTTTTGTTTACTAAATTAGTCCCATAATACGCAACTAAATCATACATGTAGACGTTAGCACAAATAAAAAAAACTAGGAAAAGTTACCGTATTGGTAACTTTTTCATATATTTGCAACAAAATAATAAAATGTGAGAGTAATTGCAAAACGAACTTTACGTGATTTTTGGATAAAACACCCTGATAGTGAACAACAATTAACATCGTGGTATCGAGAAACCGAAAAAGCTGCATGGAATTCCATAAACGAACTTAAAACAGAATACCCAAATGCGAGTATTTTAAAAGACAATAGAATAGTCTTTAATATAAAAGGGAACAACTACAGATTAATTGTAAAATTCAATTTCGAGTTTCAAATCTGTTGGATACGATTTATAGGAACTCACGCGCAATATGATAAAATTAACGCTAACGAAATTTAAAATGAAAATAACTCCAATACATAACGAAAAAGATTATCAAAATGCTCTTGAGCGACTTGAGGAAATTTTTGACTCAAAAAAAGGAACTGAACTAGGTGATGAACTTGAAATACTTTCGATTTTGATTGACAAATACGAGAATGAGAATTTCCCAATCGGAATGCCAGATCCTATAGAGGCAATAAAATTTCGAATGGAACAAATGGGAATGAAACAAAAGGATTTAGCCGAAGTTGTCGGATTTAAAAGTAGAGTAAGTGAAATCCTAAACAAGAAGCGTAAACTGACTTTAGAAATGATTAGAAAACTAAATGTCACTCTGCATATTCCGACAGAGGTTTTAGTCCAAGATTATTAAACAAAATAAAATTACTAGTGCTAACAAGGTGTATAATTAATGGCTAGGTCGAGCTTGCTTACGAATATTCCTGCGGAATATTCTATTCGGTTTTTATTTGTTAAATTCCGTGCTAAATAACGCCACTAATCATACACGAGACCGTTGCCATTAATACCGAAAAAACTTTGCGGACTGAATAGTTTGTACTAACTTTGTAATTACAAATAAAATGTTATGGAAACAGCAATTATAAAAATCGGAAATTCTAAAGGTCTACGTTTAAGTAAGACTATTTTAGAAAAGTATAACATAAAAGACAAAGTTGAAATGATTTTGGAAAAAGGACAAATAATCCTTAAACCAATTAGTAGTCCGAGAAAAAACTGGGAAAAAGCTTTTCAAGAAATGCGTGAGAATAATGACGACCGATTATTATTCAATGATGTTTTTGAGGACGAAAATTTTGAGGAATGGAATTAGAACAGTATTCTATCGTACTGGTAAATCTTGACCCAACAATTGGTAGTGAAATTAAAAAAACAAGACCTTGTGTAATTATTTCGCCAAATGAAATTAATAAGTTTTTAAGAACAATCGTAGTTGCACCAATGACAACGAACTTGAAAAATTATCCGACCAGAATAAAAGTAAAACACAGCGGAAAAAAAGGAATGATTGCAATCGACCAAATTAGGACAATTGACAAATCTCGAATATTAAAAACCTTTGACCAATTATCGAAATCTGAAATACAGAATTGTAAAGATATTATTAGAGAAACTTTTGTTGATTAAAACTAAATTTTGAACAAAAAAAGTACTAATGGCAACAAGGTGTATAATTAATGGCTAGGTCGAGCTTGCTTACGAATATTCCTGCGGAATATTCTATTCGGTTTTTATTTGTTAAATTCGATGCTAAATCACGCCACAAATCATACACGAGACCGTTAGCCACAAGCTCTGAAAAGCCAACGCGCAGTCAAGCACATTTTATTTTGCTCGTGCCTCACAAAATAAAAAGAGCTTGCCTTTTCCCACAACTCACTCTTACGGAATGATAATTTTAATACTCATTTAGTGAGTATATTTAAAAATGTTCTTACATTAGTAAACTGAATTAAAAAAAATTCAAAATGAACCGAATTAAAGAGGTTTTAGAACAGAAAGGAATAAAACAAATCTGGTTGGCTGAACAACTTGGGAAGAGTTACAATATGGTACACTCATACGCCCAAAATAAAAGGCAACCAAGTTTAGAAGATTTATACAAGATTGCTGAAATTCTAAATGTAGAAGTAAAAGAATTATTAATTGAAAGAACTAAATTGAATAAATGATAACAATTAAGAATTTTAAAGAAGTTTTAGAAAATTTAGAGTTTACTTCTAAAGGAGAAATTTATACTAAAAAATTTGAATCCTTTGATTGTTTATTAAAAATTGATTTCAAAAAGAAAGTAATTGTTTACCCAGAAAACAAAGGCTTAAAAATAAATGAAAGACAAACTTGTAATCTTTCATCAAACGAAAACTTTGTAGTTCTAGAATGTGTAAACCGACTTCTAGAACAAGGCTACAATCCTGCACATATAGAATTAGAACCAAAATGGAAAGTTGGTCACGGAGCAAGTGGCGGACGAGCAGATGTTTTAGTAAGAGATAATAAGGGGAAATCTTTGCTAATCATAGAATGTAAAAACGCAGGAACTGAATTTACAAAACATTGGAACGAAACATTAGAAAATGGAAGTCAACTTTTTGGTTATGCACAACAAGAAAAAGATGCTTCTTTTTTGTGCTTATACGCTTCTGATTTTATTGACAAGAAAGTAAAAGCAAATTATCGTTTAATTACATTATTAGATAACAAACAATATCTAGAAGACAATCCAAAATTTGAGAGCTTCGTAGATGCTAAAATTAGAGAAGATTTATATCGAGTTTGGAAAAACACATATCAAAAAGACTTTACTACTAAAGGACTTTTTGAAAAAGATATTCAACCATATAATATTGGTAAGAAAAAATACTCTATTGACGATTTAAGATTAGTTGATAGTTCAACAAAACAAAGTAAACATCACGCCTTTGCTACCATTTTAAGAAAGTATAATGTTTCTGGTCGTGAGAATGCTTTTGACAAGCTCGTCAATTTATTTTTGTGCAAAATTGTTGATGAAAAGAATAATCCAACAGATTTACAGTTCTACTGGAAAGGTGTCGCATATGACACACCATTTGAACTTCAAGACAGATTGCAAAAGTTATATCAAACAGGAATGAATGAATTCCTAAAAGAAGATGTGACTTATATAGATAATCAACAAATAGATAAAGCATTTTGGGCTTTTAAAAACGACCCAGATGCAACAAGAGAAACGATAAAAGATTATTTTAAACAACTTAAATTTTTTACAAATAATGATTTTGCATTTATAGACGTTCACAACGAACGTTTATTTTATGAAAATGCAGAAGTACTAATTGAAATCGTTCGATTATTTCAAGACACCAAAATAAAAAGTAATACCAAAAATCAGTTTTTGGGAGATATGTTTGAAAACTTTTTGGATGGAGGTGTTAAACAATCAGAAGGGCAATTTTTTACACCAATGCCTATTACTAGATTTTTAATTCAATCATTGCCTTTAGAAAGTATAATAACTGAAAGTCAACAAATACCAAAAGCATTGGACTACGCTTGTGGTTCTGGACATTTCTTAAACGAATTAGCTTCACAAATGCGACCATTTATAGAAGCCAATAAAGAAGTTAGTCTTGAAGAATATCACAAAGAAATTCACGGTATTGAAAAAGAATATCGTTTATCAAAAGTTGCAAAAGTTTCTGCATTTATGTACGGTCAAGATAATATTGACATTACTTATGCTGATGCTTTAACTAAAAACGAAAAATTTAATTCTAATGATTATCAAATTTTAGTTGCGAATCCGCCATATAGTGTAAAAGGTTTTTTAAGTACACTCGACCAGGAAAGTAAAGAAAGTTATGAATTAATAAGTACGATAGATGACAAACAAATTTTAACTAACAACTCTATTGAATGTTTTTTTATAGAACGTGCTAAACAAATGTTATCAGGTAATGGAGTAGCTGGTATTATTCTGCCTTCACCTCTATTAACAAAAGATGATAGCACCTATGTCGCTACTCGTAGTATTTTGCTAAAATATTTTGACATAATAGCAATTACTGAATTTGGGTCTGGTACTTTTGGTAAAACAGGTACAAATACGGCAACCTTATTTATTAGAAGAAAAGGTAACAAACCAGAACAGGCAGACCATTTTGAAAACCGAATCGAGTCTTGGTTTAGTTCAATAGACAAGAAACAAAAAGTTTTTGAAGACGAACATTTTATTAAAGACTATTGTAATCATATTGAAATTGATTTTTTACAATATCAAACACTTTTAAAATCAGAGCCAAGTGATGAACTTTTAAAGAATCCGCAATTCAAAGATTATAAGAATAGTTTTGATGAATTAAGCAGTATAAAAAATAAGAAAAAGCAAACTAATTTCAAAAAGCTTTCGAAAACAAAACAGGAGGAAGAATTAAATTCTTTGTTTATATCTTATATAGCAAAAATTGAAAAAGAGAAACTTTACTATTATGTTTTAGCAAGTCAAAACCCAACTGAAGTCGTAATCGTAAAAGCACCAAATGATAATAAGGAAAATAAAAAATTTCTAGGTTATGATTGGAGTACTGCAAAAGGTAATGAAGGAATTAAGCTTAATGTAAATGCTAAAGGCAAACATATAACGCCTCTTTATGATGAAGATAACAGAAATAATCCTGATAAAATAAATAATTATATCCAAGAAGCTTATTTGGCTATTTCGGAGTGACCATGCCACGTATTTCGGTCAAACCGTGCCACTTTAAGAGATCATACAATAATAGTTAAATTTAATTAATACTGTTCTTTCAACTTACCTTTTCTCAAGGATTCTCCAGTAAGGTTTATCCTATGCGATGAATTTACAATACGATCTAGTATCGCATCAGCGATAGTGCTTTCGCCGATAATATCGTACCAAGCGGATACAGGTATTTGTGAAGCTACAATCGTTGCTTTTTTATCATGTCTTTCATCGATTATGTCCATAAGCGCCTCTCTGTCCTGATTGTCGAAGCTCTGTAAACCAAAATCATCAAGGATAAGCAGATCTACTTTTAATAGTTTTGCAAGTTCTTTAAGGTAAGTGCCATCTACTTTACTTAGTTTTAATCGTTTCATCAGTCTAGCAGTATTTGTGTATAGGGTTCTTTTATTCATCATACAAGCTTGATGTCCCAATGCCTGAGCTATATAACTTTTACCCACTCCAGAGGATCCTGTGATAATCAAGTTTTCCTTTTTTTGTACAAAATCTAGAGTAGCCAAACGCTCGAACATATTTCTGTCCAAGCTTCTGTTGTGCAGGTAATTAATATCTGTAAGTGTAGCTCCCTGCTTAAAGGCTGCTTGCGTTGTAAGCCTTTTTATCTTTCTATTCTGAAGGTCTTCCCATTGGTGATCGGTAAGCAATGCTAGATATTGATCTGGCGTAAGACCCTCTATTCGGTTATCACTAAGGTGGTTGTGATGGAGTTCAGCCATAGCTGTTAATCTCATTTTTCTGAGTTTTTCGATGGTGTGATTTGTATTCATATATGTATAAAATTTAAGTGATTTTTTCGTGTTGTTTTTACTTATAATTGGATGCCCCACGGATGTTCGCATGCTTGGGGATATGAGAACCTCGGTCTGTTTCTTCTTGTAGGAATAAGGAGCTTTGATCTAGATTATTCTTCAGTATGTTGGTTATCCTGTTGTAGCTTACAGCATCAGCCTGTATGGCTCTTTTGCAAGCATTATCTAACCTTTGGGAGCCATAAGACTTATGGAGTTGTATAACGCCCATAGCTCTTTTATACCCTGTTTCAGGATAATCCAACGCAGCAATAATCCGCTCGACACATGCTGCAACATAACTACCATGGACAGCTGCCTTGTTCTTAAAGTATTGCGGACTCCACTGGCTGTATTGTTTATGAGAACTACTAAGGTGATCCTTGTTGGTTATGTATGCGCCTTTGGAACCGCTACGTTGGTGTATAGCTATGCGCTGTTGATTATAATACACCTCTACCATGCCTTTGGTATAGTGTAGCGTGGTTTCCTTGCCAATGTAACGATATGGAACGCTGTAGTAAGTCTTATCTGGTGAAAAATAGATATAGCCTATTTTCTGAACCTTAGCTCTTCTATATTCTTTTATCTCGTAGCGTGTACTGCTTAAGGGTTTTAGATACTCTCGTTCGACGCTTTGGAAGAGCTCCAGACGACTAGCTTCTTTGCGTTGGAATAATAGGTTGTTGTAGCACTCTAGCAGAAGTTTTATCTCTTTGTTTAGATCTGCTAAAGAAAAAAAGGTCATTTCCCGAAGGGGATAATAAATCCGTTGATAAGCTAGATGCACCGCGTTTTCCACCAGCGCTTTATCTTGAGGGGAGTAACTACGCGTTGGATTGACCACGCAGTTGTAATGGCGGGCAAAGTCTTTAAAACTACGGTTAACCTGAGCTTCGTATCTACTAGATCTGGTAACGGCTGATTTTAGATTGTCTGATACGATGGCCTTGGGTACTCCCCCGTAGAAATGAAGGGCGTTTTCGCAACAACTTATAAAATCTTCACGCTTTTGGCTCATACAAGCCTCAACATAGGTATACTGACTGTTAGGGAGCATGGCAACAAAGACCTCTACTGGAAGTATCTCGCCTGTGATTTTGTCTACTATCTGAAGTTTTTTTCCAGCAAAGTCCACGAACATCTCTTTCCCTGCCTCGTGTTCAAGTTTCATAGATCCCTTGATCTTGGCATATTTACGATGGTAATGCTCCATGAATTGAGTGTAACTATAAGGGTCTTTAACCTTTTGACTATATTCTGTGTAGTGGTACAAAAAAGTAAATCCTGGGTGGTTCCGAGCCTTATTAATACTTTCAAAATAAAGCATCAATTCATCATAGCGTTTGTTATTTATGGTTGTATGAGATGTAAAGAGCTTTTCTAGGGTATGGTTGTCTAGCTTTAATAACTCCTTAAAACTATAACCACTACCTTTAAATAGGTGTATATAGCTATTTATAGTGTTGCGGGAAATGCCAAGTGTGGCTCCAATTTGACGGTTACTATAACCATCTTGTTTTAAGTTGATAATTTGTTTTAGGTCCATTGGATCAAGTGTGTTGGCCATATCGCTTTTTAGAGCAATAAGGTAATTACTTGATCTCTTAAAGTGGCACAAATCGAAACGGAAACATTGGCACAAATCAAACCGTTTTTAGCTAACTCAATTTCCGTGTGGCACAATTTAAACCGAAATCAACGGCACAGTAACTCCGAAATCACTGGCACAAATCGAACCGTGTTAGCCATTATTTAGGAAAACCAATTAATATACCTGAAAAATTAAATGATTTTGTAACTAAAAGTCCTTTAGTAAATATGCTAGACTTTTCAAGGACAAACTTTACTAAACAAATATCATTAACACCAAAAAAATCACAGCATATAGCAACTAAATGGCCTTTAGCTAAAATCAAATCTTGCTTTGACATAAATAAAACATCATTTAATCCAGAATCGAAACCTAACCAAGAATTTATATATGTTGACATTGATTCGGTAGGTAAAGGAACTGGTATTATAGAATATAACAATAAAATTCTTGGTAAAGATGCACCTTCTAGAGCAAGAAGAATTGCAGAGAAAAATGATATTATAATTTCATCTGTACGTCCATATTTAAAAGCTTTTGCTTTAGTGGATAAAGATGTAAAAGATTGTTTGTTTTCAACAGGCTTTTTTGTAATCAGTACAAAGGATAAAAAATTATATTCTAATCAATATCTTTTAAATCTATTTATGGAATTTGAACCTTTAATGTCCCAAATAGAAAGTACTATGGGAAAAGGTCAATATCCAAGTATTAACAAAACGGACATAACAAATTTCAAAATACCTTTACCAACAATTGACGTGCAAAAAGAGATTGCTACAGAATGTAATAAAATTGAAAAAAACAAAGAGAAATCACTACAGAAAATTTTAGTAGCTAAAAAAACAATCGAAGAAATAATTGACGATACTTTTAAAGATAGTTCACCTAAAAAAATAGGAGATTTATGTGTAGTTCAAAGTGGTGGAACACCAAAAAGAAATGTAAGTGAATATTGGAACGGTAATATAAATTGGGTTGGCTCAAGAGTTTGCCAGAATAGAATAATTTCGGAAAGTATTGTTGAGGAAAAAATAACCGAATTAGGATTAAAAAATTCATCCGCACGATTATTTTCAAAGGAAACAACTTTAATTGCATTAGTAGGTGCTACAATTGGTAAAGTGGCTTTCCTTAATTTTGAAACAACAACAAATCAAAATATTGCCGGAATAAATCCAAAAGACAAAAGCGTTCTTTTACCTAAATATTTATTTTATGTTCTTTTAGCTACTTATGAATCTAATTTTAACAAAGACAAAGGAAAATTCACAATGGCTAATTTAACAAGGATTAAGAACCTTTTAATTCCTTTCGTAGCAATCAAAGAACAAAAAAGAATTATAAAACTAATAGAGAAACAAGAGTCAATAATTAAAAAGAAAAAACATTATTAGAATCAATATCTGAACAAAAACAAAATATTCTGAAAAAGTATCTGTAAAGCCAACGCAAGTTCAAGCACATTTAAAGTTTGCTCGTGCCTCACAAATTTAAAAGAGCTTAAACGCCAACGCTAGCAAGTTTGCGGAATAAAGCCAGTGGCTAACAACGTGTATAAAACATAGCTATTATAGGCTTTCCGAGAGGTTTTTGTATATTTACAAAGTACGCCAAATTTTTTATTTGGTTATATTTAGAAAAGAAAATTAAACATAAAAATAAAAAATTCGGCTCGTGTTAAATCCGAAAAGTTAGCGTTTATTTATACGCTACGTTTCATACACAAGACCGTTGCCAACAATACAAATTCACTCTTATGTATTAAAAAGTCAAGCTTATTAGAATCTTTTTTCACCTTACATAAGTTTGTTATTTTTATTAAAATATTAAGTTATTTCGTTATAAACCTGTAAGCTATACTAAGATTAAATGACTAACACACCATAACTAAAAACTATAATTAGTAAATACACCATAAGTACATATTATATAAAGTATATACTTATTTTGGAATACTTATTGTAATTTTGTTTGATATAAACCAATAAAGTATAATGCAATGATACGCTCAACAACAATAAAAGCTAATCACAATACAATGAAAGTATTGGATAGAATGGCTCTTGATAAAGAAGAGCACAGAAAGAAAATCATAGCTAAAATAAAAGAAAAGGCTAAGGATAACAGATAGTTATGTATAAATATTATAAAGAACAAGGGGCTGATGGCCCCTATTTTTATTTCTACACTGAGCTCAATCTTACATACTATGTAGCATTTAGAAATATGTCTCAGGAAACTTTTCCGTTAAATAATTTATATTCTCTAGATTTTGGTGAAATAAATGGACTAAAAGGAAAAAAGGACACAAAAATATCTTTAACCATATTAAAAATCATAATTGAATTTTTACAAACTGACAAATCGCTAGTGTTGCACTTTTTATGCGATAGTGCAGATTCAAGACAATTGAACAGAAAAAGATTGTTTAGTCGTTGGTTTTCAATTTGTGGAATGGAACAATGGGTTAAATATGACTATGATTTTGATTCTGCAGATTATAATGTTTCCTTTATATTCTGCTCAAATATTTATGAAACAGCAATAATGGAAACTGAAATCCTTTTGACATTAGACGTATATGAAAGAGCAAAGGATGATTAATATTCTTTTGCTTCGAAAGCATTACAAATTACTGGTTTTTAAAAAATTAAGTCTTAAGTAAATTATTGAACCTCAAAACTCGTTAAAAGTACTGTTGGCAACAATATGTATAATTAATTGCTTTGGTTAGTGATTACTTGGAAAATTCCTGCGGAATTTTCTCGCTCTCGGTTTTGTTTACTAAATTAGTCCCGAAATACGCAACTAAATCATACATGTAGACGTTGTTGTTAATTACTAAAAAAACGAAAAAAACACTTGAAAAGTGAAGATTAAAATTAATTATTTAAAAGGATAAAGAATAGTTTATGGAAAATATATTTGAAGGTGTAATTGGTTTTATAGTTGTTATACTATTTATTATTATACTCTGGGTTGTTCCTATTTGGTTAGGGTTAAAATGGGCAAAAATTAAAGGAGTTTCTAAACTTTGGATGCTTTTTGGAATTCACCCGTTTTTTGGATGGATTGCATTTTTAATCTTAAGATACGGAGTTGAACCTAGAAAACAGTGCTATAAATGCAAAGAATCAATTAAGATGGAAGCTCAAATTTGTCGTTATTGTGGAAACCAAATGAGTCAGGAAGAAATAAATTATGCAATGAAAGAGTATCAAGACAGAAAAAAGTAATATGTCTTTTGAAAAATTCCGAAATCAGAACGAATTAAAAAAAGGACTAATTATAGTAGTCGGACTTGAATATGAAAACAACCACTGCTATAAAAAAATATGATTTAGAATTCCTTAAGTTGACAGAAATATTGAAACGAATAAAAAACTAACCACAACACAGTATATAAAAAATTGCTAGTTTTACCTTAAACCAAAGTTAGTTGCTTTGTTTGCTAGCTGCTGATTTTCCTTCGGAAAATCCTCGCACACAAACACGCAACTTTCCATATACATAAACGTTGTGCATAATGCAGAAAAAACCACCATCACCTTTCAACTATAGAAAAAATGACTAATTTTGTATAGATATGAAAGATAAAAACCTTTACATTATTGCAGGATGCAACGGAGCGGGAAAAACAACCGCTTCATTTACAATTTTACCCGAAATTATTGAATGTAAAGAATTCGTAAACGCTGATGAAATTGCTAAAGGACTTTCACCTTTCCAACCTGAAAAAGTATCTTTTGAAGCTGGAAGAATTATGCTCAATAGAATTAATGAACTCCTAGATGAAAATGAAAGTTTCGCTTTCGAAACTACATTATCAACAAGAAGTTATAAAAACAAAATTCTTCAAGCTAAAAAACAAGGTTATTCCGTGACATTACTATTCTTTTGGTTAGAGAACATAGAACTAGCTAAAGAACGTGTAGAAATAAGAGTAA
This genomic interval from Tamlana carrageenivorans contains the following:
- a CDS encoding DUF6169 family protein, which codes for MYKYYKEQGADGPYFYFYTELNLTYYVAFRNMSQETFPLNNLYSLDFGEINGLKGKKDTKISLTILKIIIEFLQTDKSLVLHFLCDSADSRQLNRKRLFSRWFSICGMEQWVKYDYDFDSADYNVSFIFCSNIYETAIMETEILLTLDVYERAKDD
- a CDS encoding helix-turn-helix domain-containing protein codes for the protein MNRIKEVLEQKGIKQIWLAEQLGKSYNMVHSYAQNKRQPSLEDLYKIAEILNVEVKELLIERTKLNK
- a CDS encoding zeta toxin family protein codes for the protein MKDKNLYIIAGCNGAGKTTASFTILPEIIECKEFVNADEIAKGLSPFQPEKVSFEAGRIMLNRINELLDENESFAFETTLSTRSYKNKILQAKKQGYSVTLLFFWLENIELAKERVEIRVKEGGHNIPKDVIERRYIKGIKNLFEIYLEIVDIALIFDNSYGKHNLIAQKFGNEEITNLDSEKFNLLKAYYDKKR
- a CDS encoding type II toxin-antitoxin system HigB family toxin, coding for MRVIAKRTLRDFWIKHPDSEQQLTSWYRETEKAAWNSINELKTEYPNASILKDNRIVFNIKGNNYRLIVKFNFEFQICWIRFIGTHAQYDKINANEI
- a CDS encoding helix-turn-helix domain-containing protein, which codes for MKITPIHNEKDYQNALERLEEIFDSKKGTELGDELEILSILIDKYENENFPIGMPDPIEAIKFRMEQMGMKQKDLAEVVGFKSRVSEILNKKRKLTLEMIRKLNVTLHIPTEVLVQDY
- a CDS encoding type II toxin-antitoxin system PemK/MazF family toxin, translated to MELEQYSIVLVNLDPTIGSEIKKTRPCVIISPNEINKFLRTIVVAPMTTNLKNYPTRIKVKHSGKKGMIAIDQIRTIDKSRILKTFDQLSKSEIQNCKDIIRETFVD
- a CDS encoding restriction endonuclease subunit S; this translates as MLDFSRTNFTKQISLTPKKSQHIATKWPLAKIKSCFDINKTSFNPESKPNQEFIYVDIDSVGKGTGIIEYNNKILGKDAPSRARRIAEKNDIIISSVRPYLKAFALVDKDVKDCLFSTGFFVISTKDKKLYSNQYLLNLFMEFEPLMSQIESTMGKGQYPSINKTDITNFKIPLPTIDVQKEIATECNKIEKNKEKSLQKILVAKKTIEEIIDDTFKDSSPKKIGDLCVVQSGGTPKRNVSEYWNGNINWVGSRVCQNRIISESIVEEKITELGLKNSSARLFSKETTLIALVGATIGKVAFLNFETTTNQNIAGINPKDKSVLLPKYLFYVLLATYESNFNKDKGKFTMANLTRIKNLLIPFVAIKEQKRIIKLIEKQESIIKKKKHY
- a CDS encoding AbrB/MazE/SpoVT family DNA-binding domain-containing protein, with amino-acid sequence METAIIKIGNSKGLRLSKTILEKYNIKDKVEMILEKGQIILKPISSPRKNWEKAFQEMRENNDDRLLFNDVFEDENFEEWN
- the istB gene encoding IS21-like element helper ATPase IstB, whose product is MNTNHTIEKLRKMRLTAMAELHHNHLSDNRIEGLTPDQYLALLTDHQWEDLQNRKIKRLTTQAAFKQGATLTDINYLHNRSLDRNMFERLATLDFVQKKENLIITGSSGVGKSYIAQALGHQACMMNKRTLYTNTARLMKRLKLSKVDGTYLKELAKLLKVDLLILDDFGLQSFDNQDREALMDIIDERHDKKATIVASQIPVSAWYDIIGESTIADAILDRIVNSSHRINLTGESLRKGKLKEQY
- the istA gene encoding IS21 family transposase — protein: MANTLDPMDLKQIINLKQDGYSNRQIGATLGISRNTINSYIHLFKGSGYSFKELLKLDNHTLEKLFTSHTTINNKRYDELMLYFESINKARNHPGFTFLYHYTEYSQKVKDPYSYTQFMEHYHRKYAKIKGSMKLEHEAGKEMFVDFAGKKLQIVDKITGEILPVEVFVAMLPNSQYTYVEACMSQKREDFISCCENALHFYGGVPKAIVSDNLKSAVTRSSRYEAQVNRSFKDFARHYNCVVNPTRSYSPQDKALVENAVHLAYQRIYYPLREMTFFSLADLNKEIKLLLECYNNLLFQRKEASRLELFQSVEREYLKPLSSTRYEIKEYRRAKVQKIGYIYFSPDKTYYSVPYRYIGKETTLHYTKGMVEVYYNQQRIAIHQRSGSKGAYITNKDHLSSSHKQYSQWSPQYFKNKAAVHGSYVAACVERIIAALDYPETGYKRAMGVIQLHKSYGSQRLDNACKRAIQADAVSYNRITNILKNNLDQSSLFLQEETDRGSHIPKHANIRGASNYK
- a CDS encoding HsdM family class I SAM-dependent methyltransferase, with protein sequence MITIKNFKEVLENLEFTSKGEIYTKKFESFDCLLKIDFKKKVIVYPENKGLKINERQTCNLSSNENFVVLECVNRLLEQGYNPAHIELEPKWKVGHGASGGRADVLVRDNKGKSLLIIECKNAGTEFTKHWNETLENGSQLFGYAQQEKDASFLCLYASDFIDKKVKANYRLITLLDNKQYLEDNPKFESFVDAKIREDLYRVWKNTYQKDFTTKGLFEKDIQPYNIGKKKYSIDDLRLVDSSTKQSKHHAFATILRKYNVSGRENAFDKLVNLFLCKIVDEKNNPTDLQFYWKGVAYDTPFELQDRLQKLYQTGMNEFLKEDVTYIDNQQIDKAFWAFKNDPDATRETIKDYFKQLKFFTNNDFAFIDVHNERLFYENAEVLIEIVRLFQDTKIKSNTKNQFLGDMFENFLDGGVKQSEGQFFTPMPITRFLIQSLPLESIITESQQIPKALDYACGSGHFLNELASQMRPFIEANKEVSLEEYHKEIHGIEKEYRLSKVAKVSAFMYGQDNIDITYADALTKNEKFNSNDYQILVANPPYSVKGFLSTLDQESKESYELISTIDDKQILTNNSIECFFIERAKQMLSGNGVAGIILPSPLLTKDDSTYVATRSILLKYFDIIAITEFGSGTFGKTGTNTATLFIRRKGNKPEQADHFENRIESWFSSIDKKQKVFEDEHFIKDYCNHIEIDFLQYQTLLKSEPSDELLKNPQFKDYKNSFDELSSIKNKKKQTNFKKLSKTKQEEELNSLFISYIAKIEKEKLYYYVLASQNPTEVVIVKAPNDNKENKKFLGYDWSTAKGNEGIKLNVNAKGKHITPLYDEDNRNNPDKINNYIQEAYLAISE